From Humisphaera borealis, the proteins below share one genomic window:
- a CDS encoding GYF domain-containing protein: MSDLDSLAAAAGNGVWLSNAPNLYISINGQEWGPYSQFQLYEMANSGQIDPLATWARYAATAHWVALSQVIPQATVTTSATYQSRRRYRPGMVTNRLSAGICGILFGGLGIHKFLAGFPGAGVTMLLVSVGGVACMFCTFGVSLFATWAMGLIGLIEGILYLAKSDEQFYYDYVLEKRSWF; this comes from the coding sequence ATGAGTGATCTCGATTCACTGGCGGCGGCGGCGGGGAATGGCGTTTGGCTTTCGAACGCGCCCAATCTGTACATCTCGATCAACGGGCAAGAGTGGGGCCCGTATTCGCAGTTTCAGCTCTACGAAATGGCCAACTCCGGGCAGATCGATCCGCTCGCGACGTGGGCTCGTTACGCGGCGACAGCCCACTGGGTTGCCCTCTCGCAGGTCATTCCGCAAGCCACCGTCACCACCAGCGCAACGTACCAGTCGCGACGGCGGTACAGGCCGGGAATGGTGACGAATCGACTCTCCGCCGGCATCTGCGGAATCCTGTTTGGAGGGCTCGGAATCCATAAGTTTCTCGCTGGATTCCCAGGCGCGGGTGTGACGATGCTGCTTGTTTCGGTGGGCGGCGTGGCGTGCATGTTCTGCACCTTTGGCGTTTCACTATTTGCAACATGGGCGATGGGCCTGATCGGTTTGATCGAGGGCATCCTTTACCTGGCCAAGTCGGACGAACAGTTCTACTACGACTACGTGCTCGAAAAACGATCTTGGTTCTAG
- a CDS encoding GNAT family N-acetyltransferase, with the protein MSRRSLTILPATLGDLPYIVALAKRETDTIGFLPRAAYAEYITASPARKGVLLARLNGDPCGFMVWRIAADNTPAPASAKIIQTCIQYDARRRSRGVALVGELLYRVGLLGVERVSLWCADDLEANAFWESCGFQFRGQRDGGTRRGRNHNLWVLDCRLPGPNRAGGVAGFPLTSRKPTPSAEVLADGNSRGRQVLADGNSRRELAYALQSPDLSIDTKCEMLAAIAAADIAAAERSLAQAHPSAPRTHRRRP; encoded by the coding sequence ATGTCCCGCCGCTCCCTCACCATCCTCCCCGCGACGCTCGGCGACCTGCCGTACATCGTCGCCCTGGCCAAGCGCGAAACCGACACCATCGGGTTCCTCCCCCGCGCCGCCTATGCGGAGTACATCACCGCCTCCCCCGCCCGCAAGGGTGTCCTGCTCGCCCGCCTCAACGGCGACCCGTGCGGCTTCATGGTCTGGCGTATCGCCGCCGACAACACCCCCGCCCCCGCCTCGGCCAAGATCATCCAGACGTGCATTCAGTATGACGCCCGCCGGCGGTCGCGCGGCGTGGCCCTGGTGGGCGAGCTGCTCTACCGCGTCGGCCTGCTGGGCGTCGAGCGCGTCAGCCTCTGGTGTGCCGACGACCTGGAAGCCAACGCCTTCTGGGAATCGTGCGGGTTCCAGTTCCGCGGCCAGCGGGACGGGGGAACGCGTCGCGGGCGGAACCACAACCTATGGGTACTGGATTGCCGTCTGCCAGGACCGAACCGCGCGGGCGGCGTGGCTGGATTTCCTCTGACCTCCCGTAAGCCCACGCCGTCCGCCGAGGTCCTGGCGGACGGCAATTCCCGCGGACGGCAAGTCCTTGCGGACGGCAATTCCAGACGCGAGCTGGCGTACGCCCTTCAGTCCCCCGACCTGTCCATCGACACCAAGTGCGAGATGCTCGCGGCGATCGCCGCCGCCGACATTGCCGCCGCCGAGCGATCGCTCGCGCAAGCCCACCCGTCCGCGCCCCGAACCCATCGGAGGCGCCCATGA
- a CDS encoding phage terminase large subunit family protein, producing MVSSDLTNLLCPFQKRWLNDESPLAIGEKSRRIGWTWTHALKAVLDRIAGKGNYYHSSADQTASVEFIDYCSQWADMANQVAAVKEEKEVIDDSEISSLVMRFANGTKIVAGSSNPKFFRSKGGAVGLDEFAFHRDGRELYKAAHATALFWGHQLRIWSTHNGPSSYFNVMCRAAEAGELKASRHKVTIEDAVNDGIVERIRMRREKLDHVPPADLDARQAWLDELRSTCPDQDTWNEEYLCVPSAEASSLLSYALIGGCEVANLQVASSTADLTTTGRLYAGFDVGRKKDLSVLWVNERVGDVHWTRRIAEFANVNFTAQEDACVQLMNNRAVRRLCIDSTGLGMMLAERLSMRFGHRVEAVNFSAPVKAELAIPLLRLFQDRQLRIPARAEIREDLHKIRKTVTAAGNVRFDADRDEAGHADRFWALALACHAADSAKERLPAPVARKPIGW from the coding sequence ATGGTGTCGAGCGATCTGACCAACCTCCTCTGCCCGTTCCAAAAGCGGTGGCTCAACGATGAGTCGCCGCTCGCGATCGGCGAGAAGTCCCGCCGCATCGGCTGGACCTGGACGCACGCGCTCAAGGCCGTGCTCGATCGGATCGCCGGCAAGGGCAACTACTACCACTCCTCCGCCGACCAGACCGCGTCGGTCGAGTTCATCGACTACTGCAGCCAGTGGGCCGACATGGCCAACCAGGTCGCCGCCGTGAAAGAGGAGAAGGAAGTCATCGACGACAGCGAGATCAGCTCGCTCGTGATGCGGTTCGCCAACGGCACCAAGATCGTCGCCGGTTCGAGCAACCCCAAGTTCTTCCGCAGCAAGGGCGGCGCGGTCGGCCTGGACGAGTTCGCGTTCCATCGCGACGGCCGGGAGCTCTACAAGGCGGCCCACGCAACCGCCCTCTTCTGGGGCCACCAGCTCCGCATCTGGTCGACGCACAACGGCCCGTCGAGCTACTTCAACGTCATGTGCCGGGCGGCCGAGGCCGGCGAGCTGAAGGCGTCGCGGCACAAGGTGACGATCGAGGACGCGGTCAACGACGGCATCGTCGAACGCATCCGCATGCGGCGGGAGAAGCTCGACCACGTTCCGCCGGCCGACCTGGACGCACGCCAGGCTTGGCTGGACGAACTCCGCTCCACCTGCCCCGACCAGGACACCTGGAATGAGGAGTACCTCTGCGTGCCCAGCGCCGAGGCCAGCTCGCTACTGAGCTACGCCCTGATCGGCGGCTGCGAAGTGGCCAACCTGCAGGTGGCCAGCTCGACCGCCGACCTGACGACCACCGGCCGGCTGTACGCCGGGTTCGACGTCGGCCGCAAGAAGGATCTGTCCGTGCTGTGGGTCAACGAACGCGTGGGCGACGTCCACTGGACCCGCCGGATCGCCGAGTTCGCCAACGTGAACTTCACCGCCCAGGAAGACGCCTGCGTCCAGCTCATGAACAACCGAGCCGTCCGCCGGCTCTGCATCGACTCAACCGGGCTGGGCATGATGCTCGCCGAACGCCTGTCGATGCGTTTCGGTCACCGCGTGGAGGCCGTGAACTTCTCCGCCCCGGTCAAGGCCGAGCTGGCGATACCGCTGCTCCGACTCTTCCAGGATCGGCAACTCCGCATCCCGGCCCGGGCGGAGATCCGCGAGGACCTGCACAAGATTCGCAAGACGGTGACGGCCGCCGGCAACGTGCGGTTCGACGCCGATCGCGACGAGGCCGGCCACGCCGACCGCTTCTGGGCGCTCGCCCTGGCGTGCCACGCGGCCGACTCGGCCAAGGAACGTTTACCCGCCCCGGTGGCGAGAAAGCCGATCGGCTGGTGA
- a CDS encoding phage protein Gp27 family protein translates to MAQHSSILKLLTAEDLAELEAFASAPARTIDACLEWITAKGYVGVSWSAVQRWKQKFDQLRRNDAASELAMSVLDAATRGKTAIDLADASLLTIGRVIFEAASSVEVDDVDAIRKLATANRNLVATKAGVEMVREEMRKLAEESQRRAVAAAEKTANAGGSGAQVVAAIKSAMGF, encoded by the coding sequence ATGGCGCAGCACTCGTCCATCCTCAAGCTCCTGACCGCCGAAGACCTGGCGGAGCTGGAGGCGTTCGCGTCGGCCCCAGCGCGGACGATCGACGCTTGCCTGGAGTGGATCACTGCCAAGGGCTACGTCGGCGTGAGCTGGTCAGCTGTGCAACGCTGGAAGCAGAAGTTCGATCAGCTCCGCCGGAACGATGCCGCGTCCGAACTCGCGATGAGCGTCCTCGACGCCGCGACGCGCGGCAAGACGGCGATCGACCTGGCCGACGCGAGCCTGCTGACGATCGGTCGAGTGATCTTCGAAGCGGCTTCGAGCGTCGAGGTCGACGACGTCGACGCGATCCGGAAGCTCGCGACGGCCAACCGCAACCTGGTCGCGACTAAGGCCGGCGTCGAGATGGTCCGTGAAGAGATGCGCAAGCTGGCCGAAGAGTCTCAGCGGCGCGCCGTTGCCGCGGCGGAGAAGACGGCCAACGCCGGCGGGTCCGGTGCCCAGGTGGTGGCGGCGATCAAGAGTGCGATGGGTTTCTGA
- a CDS encoding LexA family transcriptional regulator — translation MSDIGGQVEKSSTNPAAFGVWLRGEIARLGVSIKAFAEKAEVSRSRLNDWLNEEKPSMRDYQVSKLAAALGKTFDEVSARVLTESNVAPAGRAMRSVPLVNSIAAGPFRDDRAWDKPTGAWFMAPVGSAEAFALRVSGDSMEPRYYDGDIIVCEVVPDPAHARIVDGHAYAVQLSDDQFYEQCFKALFNTSDPRVIVARPLNPETRPRETRIDRRRISKLAKATWVNQRDGTD, via the coding sequence ATGTCCGACATTGGCGGACAAGTGGAGAAAAGCAGTACAAATCCGGCGGCTTTTGGCGTTTGGCTTCGTGGGGAGATCGCGCGACTCGGCGTTTCGATCAAGGCATTTGCCGAGAAGGCGGAGGTGTCACGCTCTCGTTTGAACGACTGGCTGAATGAAGAGAAGCCGTCGATGCGCGACTACCAGGTGTCGAAACTCGCGGCCGCGTTGGGGAAGACGTTCGACGAAGTGTCGGCACGAGTGCTCACCGAATCGAACGTGGCTCCAGCCGGGCGGGCGATGCGGTCCGTCCCGTTGGTCAACTCGATCGCAGCCGGGCCGTTTCGTGACGACCGCGCTTGGGACAAGCCCACTGGCGCCTGGTTCATGGCACCGGTCGGAAGCGCCGAAGCATTTGCCCTGCGCGTGTCTGGCGACTCGATGGAGCCGCGGTATTATGACGGCGACATCATCGTCTGCGAGGTCGTTCCCGACCCGGCGCACGCGAGGATTGTCGACGGCCACGCGTACGCCGTTCAGTTGTCCGACGATCAGTTCTATGAGCAGTGTTTCAAGGCTCTTTTCAACACGAGCGATCCGCGTGTGATCGTCGCTCGGCCGCTGAATCCGGAGACGCGGCCGCGTGAAACACGCATCGATCGGCGTCGGATTTCGAAGCTGGCGAAGGCAACGTGGGTGAACCAAAGGGACGGGACCGACTAA
- a CDS encoding phage portal protein, whose product MQLNTAIPAVWVYTTGSAFNAARAGGYGAFLSDEQQARLERIRQARLLFDGKHREYFLDEQRTQYDFAPVRVGDRNVQLYLSYNVLGLISLKGADLLFGEEPLLRSDDEYQQAAIAALAERCNLHSLLYGCAVDASYEGECFLEACIKGGQVYLRQIPADEIFPDGPISAAGQYDRYVRLSVENVGLKDKPIWLLLEQVYTPGKIERKLWQLDDGGKKMGQPLALDQWPGFKDARNAGGELPAEVEVTIPGVNVVTWIPNLIIRGKAVSDYDGAIDLQDALNAKNSQVSRVLLKHSDPKMVFPAEAFDEKGNIRADADAFSFTDPNQIPKYITWTAELEVALKDRAFVLNQLLVRTETSPVLLGLKEGAAPDAYKKVRLESFNSLTKAARKAAYWKAGIRRAVGVAQDLEQTLPGVRYDRGPVAVELRDGIPADEKDMAERQAILRGAGLLSVRRSLIEQLKDPAAVEQELAELDEEAKANTPSSLLMDPALAGGNSPGGEQLPGGGQDQTDAVAGNDLRSTVGALNGIRDLQVAYYGGELPREACILNAMTMLGMSRQEAEALFPEVAPDAPDAPDAPGGGQPGVGQPGGGVLPFGGAAKLIALVLLLVSIMADASRAGVSGPALDQLVSIYAGTQNKLKAIILDPKGRTQGSKDYRRLRASQQLSQVETILAGHGRLTQSWAGTNAPAAYTNGLNAAAVEVAELRVNPAGSPVSASFSRIDRDAVEILARDIATDLDKANGALKEQADFIVTQTSQRAIDESKLNRILAGGIIEGEPEAAIRELRDALKAAIGDQISIPTRNGGTMQFDTAHYARLVAVTKTREVMEKARHNRFQQSGIDLVRVVGTFSGNFCTAYLGMVFSLSGGDSTYPSIDRLPRGGPPFHPFCGKSTRAFIPELASAKDLAEAAGLADASKLLGVSGAEAQRRFKDLQLGQQVLGGYAKGFTPPKKLTPLRDTVGVSRARRQAMSSPIKVPTRRPR is encoded by the coding sequence ATGCAGCTCAACACCGCCATCCCCGCCGTCTGGGTCTACACGACCGGCTCCGCGTTCAACGCGGCGCGGGCGGGTGGCTATGGCGCGTTCCTGTCGGACGAGCAGCAGGCCCGGCTCGAACGCATCCGCCAGGCCCGGCTGCTGTTCGACGGCAAGCACCGCGAGTACTTCCTGGACGAGCAGCGGACGCAGTACGACTTCGCCCCCGTCCGCGTCGGCGATCGCAATGTGCAGTTGTATCTCAGCTACAACGTGCTCGGTCTGATCTCCCTCAAGGGGGCAGACCTGCTGTTCGGCGAGGAGCCGCTGCTGCGGTCGGACGACGAATACCAGCAGGCGGCGATCGCCGCGCTGGCCGAGCGGTGCAACCTCCACTCCCTGCTCTACGGCTGCGCGGTGGACGCCAGCTACGAAGGGGAATGTTTCCTCGAGGCGTGCATCAAGGGCGGCCAAGTCTACCTCCGCCAGATCCCGGCCGACGAGATCTTCCCGGACGGCCCGATCTCCGCCGCCGGCCAGTACGACCGGTACGTTCGCCTGAGCGTCGAGAACGTCGGCCTCAAGGACAAGCCGATCTGGCTCCTCCTGGAGCAGGTCTACACGCCCGGCAAGATCGAGCGGAAGTTGTGGCAGCTCGACGACGGCGGAAAGAAAATGGGCCAGCCGCTCGCCCTCGACCAGTGGCCCGGCTTCAAGGACGCCCGCAACGCGGGGGGTGAACTGCCCGCCGAGGTGGAAGTCACGATCCCCGGCGTCAACGTCGTCACCTGGATTCCCAACCTGATCATCCGCGGCAAGGCCGTGAGCGATTACGACGGCGCGATCGACCTGCAGGACGCCCTCAACGCCAAGAACAGCCAGGTGTCCCGCGTGCTGCTGAAGCACAGCGATCCGAAAATGGTTTTCCCGGCCGAGGCGTTCGATGAGAAGGGGAACATCCGCGCGGACGCCGACGCCTTCTCATTCACTGATCCCAACCAGATCCCCAAGTACATCACCTGGACGGCGGAGCTGGAGGTCGCGCTCAAGGATCGCGCGTTCGTGCTCAACCAGCTGCTGGTGCGGACCGAAACGTCGCCGGTGCTGCTGGGCCTGAAGGAAGGCGCCGCGCCCGACGCGTACAAGAAGGTGCGCCTCGAATCGTTCAACTCCCTCACCAAGGCCGCCCGCAAGGCGGCGTACTGGAAGGCCGGCATCCGCCGAGCCGTCGGCGTGGCGCAGGACCTGGAGCAGACCCTGCCCGGCGTGCGGTACGACCGCGGCCCCGTCGCCGTCGAGCTGCGCGATGGAATTCCCGCCGACGAGAAAGACATGGCCGAGCGCCAGGCGATCCTCCGCGGGGCCGGCCTGCTGTCGGTCCGGCGATCGCTCATCGAGCAGCTCAAAGACCCCGCGGCCGTCGAGCAGGAACTCGCCGAGTTGGACGAAGAGGCGAAGGCGAACACGCCCTCGTCCCTCCTCATGGACCCGGCCCTGGCGGGCGGCAACTCACCTGGCGGTGAGCAACTCCCTGGCGGTGGCCAGGATCAGACCGACGCCGTCGCCGGCAACGACCTGCGTTCGACGGTTGGTGCGCTCAACGGCATCCGCGATCTGCAGGTGGCGTACTACGGCGGCGAGCTGCCCCGCGAAGCGTGCATCCTCAACGCGATGACCATGCTCGGCATGAGCCGCCAGGAAGCCGAAGCCCTGTTCCCCGAGGTGGCTCCGGATGCGCCCGACGCACCCGACGCACCTGGCGGTGGGCAACCAGGCGTTGGTCAACCTGGCGGCGGGGTCTTGCCGTTCGGCGGTGCCGCGAAGCTGATCGCCCTTGTCCTCCTGCTGGTCTCGATCATGGCAGACGCATCACGCGCCGGCGTTTCCGGCCCGGCCCTGGACCAACTGGTGTCTATCTACGCCGGCACGCAGAACAAGCTCAAGGCGATCATCCTCGACCCCAAGGGCCGCACGCAGGGGAGCAAGGATTACCGCCGGCTGCGAGCCAGCCAGCAGCTGAGCCAAGTCGAGACGATCCTCGCCGGCCACGGCCGGCTGACTCAAAGCTGGGCGGGCACGAACGCGCCGGCAGCGTACACCAACGGGCTCAACGCGGCGGCGGTCGAAGTTGCCGAGCTGCGAGTGAATCCGGCGGGCTCGCCGGTGTCGGCCTCGTTCAGCCGGATCGATCGCGACGCGGTGGAGATCCTCGCCCGCGACATCGCGACCGACCTGGACAAAGCCAACGGCGCGCTCAAGGAGCAGGCTGACTTCATCGTCACCCAGACCAGCCAGCGGGCGATCGACGAGTCGAAGCTCAACCGCATCCTGGCCGGCGGGATCATCGAAGGCGAACCCGAAGCCGCCATCCGCGAACTGCGTGACGCACTCAAGGCCGCCATCGGCGATCAGATCTCCATCCCGACCCGCAACGGCGGCACGATGCAGTTCGACACCGCCCACTACGCCCGGCTCGTCGCCGTTACCAAGACGCGCGAGGTGATGGAGAAGGCCCGGCACAACCGCTTCCAGCAAAGCGGCATCGACCTGGTGCGGGTCGTCGGAACCTTCTCCGGCAACTTCTGCACGGCGTACCTGGGCATGGTGTTCAGCCTGAGCGGTGGCGACTCGACCTATCCGTCGATCGACCGCCTGCCCCGCGGCGGTCCGCCGTTCCACCCGTTCTGCGGCAAGAGCACGCGGGCGTTCATCCCCGAGCTGGCCAGTGCCAAAGACCTGGCCGAAGCGGCCGGGCTGGCCGACGCCAGCAAGCTGCTCGGCGTCAGCGGTGCCGAGGCCCAGCGTCGGTTCAAGGATCTGCAGCTCGGCCAGCAAGTGCTGGGCGGCTACGCCAAAGGCTTCACACCGCCGAAGAAACTGACGCCCCTGCGTGACACCGTGGGCGTGAGCCGGGCCCGCCGCCAGGCGATGAGTTCACCGATCAAAGTTCCAACTCGGAGGCCCCGTTAA
- a CDS encoding DNA modification methylase has translation MSKEAMTAKAMKPLPVHPLATILPRMSDGEFAALKDNVRTVGRIVDPIVTLDGKVLDGRHRDLICCELGIERRTVEFKSSWGSPVEYVYSKACHRHMTDSQKACAAVGVMEARVVDGKKRSAENLKKGTRKIADSGPTIGSSAVVAAGMFGVSPRYVDYARKLKKLDGKLFEETLQGRTTLPRAFRVVRRREKMTALKAKKPVLTIAGKYFLMPPGDAVARLSELPRKSARLIFADPPYNIGVDYGRGAAADKLEPKAYLEWCTDWLAEGRDVLTPDGSLWLLINDEWAAQLSMAATGLGLHLRNWIIWVESFGQNCSDKFNRTKRHLFYFVRDPKQVVFNHDAFNRQSARQVLYNDGRANPGGKLWDDVWHVNRLVEPDPERIPEFPTQLRCDPIKAIVAGCSDPDDLVVDPFNGSGTTGEAALSQERNYVGIDLSPKWLGLAGHRLGKVGHAAQSLDELERKSIQ, from the coding sequence ATGAGCAAGGAAGCCATGACCGCCAAGGCAATGAAGCCGCTGCCCGTCCACCCGCTCGCCACCATCCTCCCCCGCATGAGTGATGGGGAGTTCGCCGCCCTTAAGGATAACGTCCGCACGGTCGGGCGGATCGTCGACCCGATCGTCACGCTGGACGGCAAGGTGCTCGACGGACGCCACCGTGACCTGATCTGCTGCGAGCTGGGGATCGAGCGGCGGACGGTGGAGTTCAAGTCGAGCTGGGGCTCGCCCGTCGAGTACGTCTACAGCAAGGCGTGCCACCGCCACATGACCGACAGCCAGAAGGCGTGCGCGGCGGTGGGCGTGATGGAAGCGCGGGTCGTCGACGGGAAGAAGCGGTCGGCGGAGAACCTGAAAAAGGGCACCCGCAAAATTGCGGACTCGGGGCCGACGATCGGCAGCTCGGCGGTCGTCGCCGCCGGCATGTTCGGCGTGTCGCCACGGTACGTCGATTACGCCCGGAAGCTCAAGAAGCTGGACGGCAAGCTCTTCGAGGAGACGTTGCAGGGGCGAACCACATTGCCCCGGGCGTTCCGGGTCGTTCGCCGGCGTGAGAAGATGACCGCCCTGAAGGCGAAGAAGCCGGTGCTGACGATCGCCGGGAAGTACTTCCTGATGCCGCCGGGCGATGCGGTCGCACGCCTGAGCGAACTGCCCCGCAAGAGCGCCCGGCTGATCTTCGCCGATCCGCCCTACAACATCGGCGTCGACTACGGGCGGGGCGCGGCGGCGGACAAGCTGGAGCCCAAGGCGTACCTCGAGTGGTGCACGGACTGGCTCGCCGAAGGTCGCGATGTGCTCACGCCGGACGGTTCGCTGTGGCTGCTCATTAATGATGAGTGGGCGGCGCAGTTGTCGATGGCGGCGACGGGCCTGGGCCTGCACCTGCGGAACTGGATCATCTGGGTGGAGTCGTTCGGGCAGAACTGCTCGGACAAGTTCAACCGCACCAAGCGGCACCTCTTCTACTTCGTCCGCGATCCCAAGCAGGTCGTCTTCAACCACGACGCGTTCAACCGCCAGAGCGCCCGCCAGGTGCTCTACAACGACGGGCGGGCCAATCCCGGCGGCAAGCTCTGGGACGACGTCTGGCACGTGAACCGCCTGGTCGAGCCCGACCCCGAACGCATCCCCGAGTTCCCCACGCAACTGCGGTGCGACCCGATCAAGGCAATCGTCGCCGGTTGCAGCGATCCGGACGACCTGGTCGTCGATCCGTTCAACGGGAGCGGCACCACGGGCGAAGCGGCACTGAGCCAGGAGCGGAACTACGTGGGGATCGATCTAAGTCCGAAATGGCTGGGGCTCGCGGGGCACCGCCTGGGGAAGGTGGGGCACGCGGCCCAATCTCTTGATGAGCTGGAAAGGAAGTCCATCCAATGA